Proteins encoded by one window of Kribbella flavida DSM 17836:
- a CDS encoding ABC transporter ATP-binding protein, which produces MENPVETTIEPTVTPTVAHSLSVEQLAVGYEQREIIHDLSVRIPTGKITVIVGANACGKSTLLKTMARLLKPSRGTVLLDGKSIQQVSTREVATKLGLLPQSPTAPEGITVADLVGRGRYPHQGWIRQWTKADDEAVADAMLSTDVLEIADRPIDELSGGQRQRVWIAMALAQQTDILLLDEPTTFLDLTHQFEVLDLLVDLNRRDDRTIVLVLHDLNQACRFGDHLIAMKGGRIVAEGNPRQVITEQVVHDVFGLAVKVIPDPVAGTPMVVPIGRHTTRVDAPAALRDDLSPQAGSAAASPAARALAASALANGICRPTDR; this is translated from the coding sequence ATGGAGAACCCGGTGGAAACCACGATCGAGCCCACGGTGACGCCCACGGTCGCGCACAGCCTGTCCGTCGAGCAGCTGGCGGTCGGGTACGAGCAGCGCGAGATCATTCACGACCTGTCGGTGCGGATCCCGACCGGCAAGATCACCGTGATCGTCGGCGCGAACGCCTGCGGCAAGTCGACGCTGCTGAAGACGATGGCCCGGCTGCTCAAGCCGAGCCGCGGCACCGTGCTGCTGGACGGCAAGAGCATCCAGCAGGTGTCGACCCGGGAGGTCGCCACCAAGCTGGGTCTGCTGCCGCAGTCGCCGACCGCGCCGGAGGGCATCACGGTCGCCGACCTGGTCGGCCGCGGCCGGTACCCGCACCAGGGCTGGATCCGGCAGTGGACCAAAGCCGACGACGAGGCCGTCGCCGACGCGATGCTGTCCACCGACGTGCTGGAGATCGCCGACCGGCCGATCGACGAGCTGTCCGGCGGTCAGCGCCAGCGGGTCTGGATCGCGATGGCGCTGGCGCAGCAGACCGACATCCTGCTGCTCGACGAGCCGACCACGTTCCTCGACCTGACCCACCAGTTCGAGGTGCTCGACCTGCTGGTCGACCTGAACCGGCGCGACGACCGGACCATCGTGCTGGTGCTGCACGACCTGAACCAGGCCTGCCGGTTCGGCGACCACCTGATCGCGATGAAGGGTGGCCGGATCGTTGCTGAGGGCAACCCCCGGCAGGTGATCACCGAGCAGGTCGTGCACGACGTCTTCGGCCTGGCCGTCAAGGTGATTCCCGACCCGGTCGCCGGTACGCCGATGGTGGTCCCGATCGGGCGGCACACCACCCGGGTGGACGCTCCGGCCGCTCTGCGCGACGACCTGTCCCCCCAGGCCGGTTCCGCGGCAGCCAGTCCGGCAGCCCGGGCCCTCGCCGCCAGCGCCCTCGCCAACGGCATCTGCCGCCCCACGGATCGCTGA
- a CDS encoding DEAD/DEAH box helicase, with protein sequence MTDQGETETADRMRSSVGRAARDLIRRVDELRVRAETLIGRPDSLREQAHEQLAVLTQRQVVRELESLPVTALQEVTGTRVGMLEKAGYRTIGRLAGVSSAELVALPGIGPKTADKITEAVRAVVGDVARSAQFRFQPDRPDDAQRDLLATLTAIRRADAAVAGLIGPVRELTGVTQEWLVAAAPTRRRLSMWMSGRDKKQAALLALSRLETIDQHPRTAWLAKEIARHEQAVALTGYTDERLWREYAADAAAVNAVLSTVGGVQVEVEAAQGFIPEELRQRITAVPLDTSLVKSTLRGYQVFGAQYLIHQERSILGDEMGLGKTIQALAAAAHLAAHGQQRFLVVCPASVQMNWLNEISKHTQLEPHNLHGPQRDGAARRWLRDGGVAVTTFGTLGSLDVLKGHGQALLVVDEAHYVKNPKARRSQVVGRAVAAAQRVVFLTGTPMENRVEEFRNLVEHLQPATAKGLKAINAVAGAKQFRRAVAPVYLRRNQEDVLTELPEKIEIDDWVLPTAEDKAAYVSAVRSGNLMRMRQAAFEVAGSAKLERIAEIVEEAREDGRKVVVFSYFLTVLDRIEQAVGPTTGSIRGAVGPTERQRLVDEFTAAPGHAVLLSQIEAGGVGLNMQAASVVILAEPHWKPSTEQQAVARAHRMGQIRTVQVHRLLAKDTVDDRIREVQEHKRLLFDEYARKSDAKQLDPRAVDHRAHRLDDDRVPVQDRIVLAEQHRLGITSGASPTEPTPG encoded by the coding sequence ATGACCGATCAGGGGGAGACGGAGACCGCCGACCGGATGCGGTCGAGCGTCGGCCGTGCCGCCCGTGACCTGATTCGCCGGGTCGACGAGCTCCGGGTTCGAGCCGAAACCCTGATCGGCAGGCCGGACTCGCTGCGGGAGCAGGCCCACGAACAACTCGCCGTACTGACCCAACGCCAGGTAGTCCGTGAGTTGGAGAGCCTGCCGGTCACGGCCTTGCAGGAAGTGACGGGCACGCGGGTCGGCATGCTCGAGAAGGCCGGCTACCGGACGATCGGGCGGCTGGCCGGGGTGTCCAGTGCCGAACTGGTCGCGCTGCCCGGAATCGGGCCGAAGACCGCAGACAAGATCACCGAGGCGGTCCGGGCGGTCGTGGGCGACGTCGCCCGCTCGGCGCAGTTCAGGTTCCAGCCGGATCGGCCGGACGACGCGCAGCGTGACCTGCTGGCGACGTTGACCGCGATCCGGCGTGCGGACGCGGCGGTCGCCGGCCTGATCGGCCCGGTGCGGGAGCTGACCGGCGTCACCCAGGAGTGGCTGGTCGCCGCGGCGCCGACCCGGCGGCGGCTGTCGATGTGGATGTCCGGGCGGGACAAGAAGCAGGCCGCGCTGCTGGCGCTCAGCCGGCTCGAGACGATCGACCAGCATCCCCGGACCGCCTGGCTGGCGAAGGAGATCGCCCGGCACGAGCAGGCGGTCGCGCTCACCGGCTACACCGACGAACGGCTCTGGCGCGAGTACGCCGCCGACGCGGCGGCGGTGAACGCCGTGCTGTCGACGGTCGGCGGGGTCCAGGTCGAGGTCGAGGCGGCGCAGGGGTTCATCCCCGAGGAGCTGCGGCAGCGGATCACCGCCGTACCGCTGGACACCAGCCTGGTGAAGTCGACGTTGCGGGGTTACCAGGTCTTCGGTGCGCAGTACCTGATTCACCAGGAGCGATCGATCCTCGGCGACGAGATGGGGCTCGGCAAGACGATCCAGGCGCTCGCCGCCGCGGCGCATCTCGCGGCCCACGGGCAGCAGCGGTTCCTGGTGGTCTGCCCGGCCAGCGTCCAGATGAACTGGCTCAACGAGATCTCCAAGCACACGCAACTCGAGCCGCACAACCTGCACGGGCCCCAGCGCGACGGCGCCGCTCGCCGGTGGCTGCGGGACGGTGGGGTGGCGGTGACGACGTTCGGGACGCTGGGCAGCTTGGACGTGCTGAAGGGGCACGGCCAGGCGCTGCTGGTCGTGGACGAGGCGCACTACGTGAAGAACCCGAAGGCCCGTCGCTCCCAGGTCGTCGGCCGGGCGGTGGCGGCGGCGCAGCGGGTGGTGTTCCTGACCGGTACGCCGATGGAGAACCGGGTCGAGGAGTTCCGCAACCTGGTCGAGCACCTGCAGCCGGCCACGGCGAAAGGGCTCAAGGCAATCAATGCCGTTGCCGGGGCCAAGCAGTTCCGCCGGGCGGTGGCGCCGGTCTACCTGCGCCGCAACCAGGAGGACGTGCTCACCGAGCTACCCGAGAAGATCGAGATCGACGACTGGGTCCTGCCCACCGCCGAGGACAAGGCGGCGTACGTCAGCGCGGTTCGCTCGGGCAATCTGATGCGGATGCGGCAGGCGGCCTTCGAGGTTGCCGGCTCGGCGAAGCTGGAGCGGATCGCCGAGATCGTCGAGGAGGCACGCGAGGACGGCCGCAAGGTGGTCGTCTTCTCCTACTTCCTCACCGTCCTGGACCGGATCGAGCAGGCGGTCGGCCCGACGACCGGCTCCATCCGCGGCGCCGTCGGCCCGACCGAACGCCAACGCCTGGTCGACGAGTTCACCGCCGCCCCCGGCCACGCCGTCCTGCTCAGCCAGATCGAGGCCGGCGGCGTAGGCCTCAACATGCAGGCCGCCTCGGTCGTCATCCTCGCCGAACCCCACTGGAAACCCAGCACCGAGCAGCAAGCCGTCGCCCGGGCCCACCGGATGGGCCAGATCCGCACGGTCCAGGTCCACCGCCTGCTCGCCAAGGACACCGTCGACGACCGCATCCGCGAAGTCCAGGAACACAAACGCCTGCTCTTCGACGAGTACGCCCGCAAGAGCGACGCCAAGCAACTGGACCCCCGAGCGGTCGACCATCGCGCCCACCGTCTGGACGACGACAGAGTCCCCGTCCAGGACCGCATCGTGCTCGCCGAACAACACCGCCTCGGCATTACCTCAGGAGCCTCGCCCACCGAGCCCACGCCCGGCTGA
- a CDS encoding alpha/beta fold hydrolase, with protein sequence MPDPVTHTLAVPGATLTYDVRGELADRDQPVLLLIGSPMGASGFPTLASYFEDRTVVTYDPRGVERSARTDGTGELSPEDHAGDLIALIEALDAGPVDLFASSGGAVNALALVARRPELVRRVVAHEPPLAGLVPDAEYALAACEDIYQTYQRDGMGPAMAKFIAITQYDGEIPADYTSQPAPDPAMFGLPTEDDGNRDDALLGQNLRGCTSYRPDVDALAKATDRLVIAVGEESSRQLARRGGEAIAERLGLTPVVFPSNHGGFLGDEYGMPGKPEEFAAKLRETLAAG encoded by the coding sequence ATGCCGGACCCCGTCACCCACACCCTCGCCGTACCGGGCGCCACCCTCACGTACGACGTACGCGGTGAGCTGGCCGACCGGGACCAGCCGGTGCTGCTGCTGATCGGTTCGCCGATGGGCGCGAGCGGGTTCCCGACGCTGGCGTCGTACTTCGAGGACCGGACCGTGGTCACCTACGACCCGCGCGGCGTCGAGCGCAGCGCGCGTACCGACGGCACCGGCGAGCTGTCGCCGGAGGACCACGCGGGCGACCTGATCGCGCTGATCGAGGCCCTCGACGCCGGTCCGGTCGACCTGTTCGCGAGCAGCGGTGGCGCGGTCAACGCGCTGGCCCTGGTCGCCCGCCGCCCCGAGCTGGTCCGGCGAGTGGTCGCGCACGAGCCGCCGTTGGCCGGACTCGTCCCGGACGCCGAGTACGCGCTGGCCGCGTGCGAGGACATCTACCAGACCTACCAGCGCGACGGGATGGGTCCGGCGATGGCGAAGTTCATCGCGATCACCCAGTACGACGGGGAAATCCCTGCCGACTACACCAGCCAGCCGGCGCCCGATCCGGCCATGTTCGGTCTGCCGACCGAGGACGACGGCAACCGGGACGACGCCTTGCTCGGGCAGAACCTGCGCGGCTGCACGTCGTACCGGCCGGACGTGGACGCGCTGGCCAAGGCCACCGACCGGCTGGTGATCGCCGTCGGCGAGGAGTCCAGCCGGCAGCTGGCCCGGCGCGGCGGCGAGGCGATCGCCGAGCGGCTCGGGCTGACCCCGGTCGTCTTCCCGAGCAACCACGGCGGCTTCCTCGGCGACGAGTACGGCATGCCCGGCAAGCCGGAGGAGTTCGCCGCGAAGCTGCGCGAGACTCTCGCGGCCGGCTGA
- a CDS encoding ABC transporter substrate-binding protein, which produces MRSIRQRRTATAAALLAVLALVAAGCGSSDSGDGDSGNGQEAPGADALDQATGVTKVTFWHGMKGANGEAVDKLVKAFNAKNSGKIEVQAVYQGDYDETITKYKTSVQQGNTPSVVQIYDIGSRFMIDSKQTVPIQSFADKDGYALDSIEPNIANYYSIDGKLNSMPFNTSMPLLYINKEAFVKAGLDPAKPPADLDAIMAAAKKLTIKQGGRTTQYGFNAAIYGWFVEQLIAQSGTTYCDNENGRKDLATQVNFADEQGVKIATWYQQMVKQGLMPNTGKKTDDAQAVFKSGTSAMHLESTGSLRGYLDAAKGKFTVMTAPFPKLSAGDTGGPIIGGASLWVNGPGHSDAEKRASWEFVKFASTPEQQAAWHTGTGYFPINSKALDLPEDKAWVAQYPQFTTAITQLHNTKPSNASSGCILGVMPQARKAAEDGLEKAVLGTDPAAAMKSAADSIKPQIDQYNKTVKK; this is translated from the coding sequence ATGCGATCGATCCGACAACGGCGTACGGCGACCGCGGCGGCCCTGCTGGCGGTGCTCGCCCTGGTGGCGGCCGGTTGTGGCAGCAGCGACTCCGGCGACGGCGACTCCGGCAACGGCCAGGAGGCTCCCGGCGCGGACGCCCTGGACCAGGCGACCGGCGTCACCAAGGTGACCTTCTGGCACGGCATGAAGGGTGCCAACGGCGAGGCGGTCGACAAGCTGGTGAAGGCGTTCAATGCCAAGAACAGCGGCAAGATCGAGGTCCAGGCCGTCTACCAGGGCGACTACGACGAGACGATCACGAAGTACAAGACGTCGGTGCAGCAGGGCAACACGCCGTCGGTGGTGCAGATCTACGACATCGGCTCGCGGTTCATGATCGACTCCAAGCAGACCGTGCCGATCCAGAGCTTCGCCGACAAGGACGGCTACGCGCTGGACTCGATCGAGCCGAACATCGCGAACTACTACTCGATCGACGGCAAGCTCAACTCGATGCCGTTCAACACCTCGATGCCGCTGCTCTACATCAACAAGGAAGCCTTCGTGAAGGCCGGCCTGGACCCGGCCAAGCCGCCGGCCGACCTCGACGCGATCATGGCCGCGGCGAAGAAGCTGACGATCAAGCAGGGCGGACGGACCACGCAGTACGGGTTCAACGCGGCGATCTACGGCTGGTTCGTGGAGCAGCTGATCGCCCAGTCCGGTACGACGTACTGCGACAACGAGAACGGCCGCAAGGACCTGGCCACCCAGGTGAACTTCGCCGACGAGCAGGGCGTGAAGATCGCCACCTGGTACCAGCAGATGGTCAAGCAGGGCCTGATGCCGAACACCGGCAAGAAGACCGACGACGCCCAGGCCGTGTTCAAGTCCGGCACGTCGGCGATGCACCTGGAGTCGACCGGCTCGCTGCGCGGCTACCTGGACGCGGCGAAAGGCAAGTTCACCGTGATGACCGCGCCGTTCCCGAAGCTGAGCGCCGGCGACACCGGCGGCCCGATCATCGGCGGCGCCTCCCTGTGGGTCAACGGCCCCGGCCACTCCGACGCCGAGAAGCGCGCCTCCTGGGAGTTCGTGAAGTTCGCCTCGACCCCGGAGCAGCAGGCCGCCTGGCACACCGGCACCGGCTACTTCCCGATCAACTCCAAGGCCCTCGACCTGCCCGAGGACAAGGCCTGGGTCGCGCAGTACCCGCAGTTCACCACCGCCATCACCCAACTCCACAACACCAAGCCGTCGAACGCCTCCTCCGGCTGCATCCTCGGCGTCATGCCCCAAGCCCGCAAGGCCGCCGAAGACGGCCTGGAAAAAGCGGTCCTCGGCACCGACCCCGCTGCCGCGATGAAGTCCGCCGCCGACTCCATCAAGCCCCAGATCGACCAGTACAACAAGACGGTCAAGAAGTAG
- a CDS encoding carbohydrate ABC transporter permease has product MRQLTVGRVITYAVLILAALAVVFPVYYVIAGSIMSPGQISAYPPDLFPHGIFTGNYEGASSSGTPIGRQYLNSILQTSIITTSQLITSVLAAYAFVFMRMWGRTVLFGLFLATLMVPWESIVLPNYLTITGWELGGERLTASYAGTMLALVLPFLANAFGVFLLRQSFLQFPTELRDAATIDGCGHWRFLRQILIPLNKPALMAVGLYVFLSAWNQFFWPLLIGDSADRRTLQIGISQLNDAEAADPGLILAGVTLSILPTLAIVIFGQRFIVRGLTAGAIR; this is encoded by the coding sequence GTGAGGCAACTGACCGTCGGCCGGGTGATCACCTACGCCGTACTGATCCTCGCCGCGCTCGCGGTGGTCTTCCCGGTGTACTACGTGATCGCCGGCTCGATCATGTCGCCCGGCCAGATCTCGGCGTACCCGCCGGACCTGTTCCCGCACGGCATCTTCACCGGCAACTACGAGGGCGCGTCGTCGTCCGGCACACCGATCGGCCGGCAGTACCTGAACTCGATCCTGCAGACCTCGATCATCACGACCTCCCAGCTGATCACCAGCGTGCTGGCGGCGTACGCGTTCGTCTTCATGAGGATGTGGGGCCGGACCGTGCTGTTCGGGTTGTTCCTGGCCACGCTGATGGTGCCGTGGGAGTCGATCGTGCTGCCGAACTACCTGACCATCACCGGCTGGGAGCTCGGCGGCGAGCGGCTGACCGCGTCGTACGCCGGCACGATGCTCGCGCTGGTGCTGCCGTTCCTGGCGAACGCGTTCGGCGTGTTCCTGCTCCGGCAGTCGTTCCTGCAGTTCCCGACCGAGCTGCGCGACGCGGCGACGATCGACGGCTGCGGGCACTGGCGGTTCCTGCGCCAGATCCTGATCCCGCTGAACAAGCCGGCCCTGATGGCGGTCGGGCTGTACGTGTTCCTGTCCGCCTGGAACCAGTTCTTCTGGCCGCTGCTGATCGGCGACTCCGCGGACCGGCGCACGCTGCAGATCGGGATCAGCCAGCTCAACGACGCGGAGGCGGCCGACCCGGGGCTGATCCTGGCCGGCGTCACGCTGTCCATCCTTCCCACCCTGGCCATCGTGATCTTCGGCCAGCGCTTCATCGTCCGCGGACTGACCGCGGGCGCCATCCGGTAG
- a CDS encoding FKBP-type peptidyl-prolyl cis-trans isomerase, translating into MTEKPEIDFPDGPPPADLEITDITEGDGAEAKAGSRVNVHYVGVAHSTGEEFDASYNRGAPLAFQLGVGQVIQGWDTGVQGMKVGGRRKLVIPPHLGYGDRGAGTAIKPGETLIFVVDLISVS; encoded by the coding sequence ATGACTGAGAAGCCTGAGATCGACTTTCCGGACGGCCCGCCGCCGGCGGATCTGGAGATCACCGACATCACCGAGGGCGACGGCGCCGAGGCCAAGGCCGGCTCCCGGGTGAACGTGCACTACGTGGGCGTGGCCCACTCCACCGGCGAGGAGTTCGACGCGTCGTACAACCGGGGCGCGCCGCTGGCCTTCCAGCTCGGCGTCGGCCAGGTCATCCAGGGCTGGGACACCGGCGTCCAGGGCATGAAGGTGGGCGGCCGGCGCAAGCTGGTCATCCCGCCGCACCTGGGCTACGGCGACCGCGGCGCCGGCACCGCGATCAAGCCGGGCGAGACCCTGATCTTCGTGGTCGACCTGATCAGCGTCAGCTGA